In Lutra lutra chromosome 13, mLutLut1.2, whole genome shotgun sequence, one genomic interval encodes:
- the RBM18 gene encoding probable RNA-binding protein 18 has product MEAETKTLPLENASILSEGSLQEGHRLWIGNLDPKITEYHLLKLLQKFGTVKQFDFLFHKSGALEGQPRGYCFVNFETKQEAEQAIQCLNGKLALSKKLVVRWAHAQVKRYDHNKNDKILPISLEPSSSTEPTQSNLSVTAKIKAIEAKLKMMAENPDAEYPAAPVYSYFKPPDKKRTTPYSRTAWKSRR; this is encoded by the exons ATGGAAGCAGAAACCAAAACTCTTCCCCTGGAGAACGCATCCATCCTTTCAGAGGGTTCCCTGCAGGAAGGGCACCGGTTATGGATTGGCAAcctggaccccaagatcacaga ATACCACCTCCTCAAGCTCCTCCAGAAGTTCGGCACAGTCAAGCAGTTCGACTTCCTCTTCCACAAGTCAGGTGCATTGGAGGGGCAGCCCCGCGGGTACTGTTTCGTGAACTTTGAAACAAAGCAG GAAGCAGAACAAGCCATCCAATGTCTCAATGGCAAGCTGGCTCTGTCCAAGAAGCTGGTGGTACGGTGGGCTCACGCGCAAGTGAAG aGATATGACCATAACAAGAATGATAAGATCCTTCCTATCAGTCTTGAGCCATCCTCAAGCACTGAGCCCACTCAGTCTAACCTAAG TGTCACTGCAAAGATAAAAGCCATTGAAGCAAAGCTGAAAATGATGGCAGAAAATCCTGATGCAGAGTACCCAGCAGCACCTGTTTATTCCTACTTTAAGCCTCCAGATAAAAAAAGGACTACTCCTTATTCTAGAACAGCTTGGAAATCTCGAAGATGA